A single genomic interval of Trichosurus vulpecula isolate mTriVul1 chromosome 6, mTriVul1.pri, whole genome shotgun sequence harbors:
- the BANF1 gene encoding barrier-to-autointegration factor, with protein sequence MTTSQKHRDFVAEPMGEKPVGSLAGIGEVLGKKLEDKGFDKAYVVLGQFLVLKKDEDLFREWLKDTCGANAKQSRDCFGCLREWCDAFL encoded by the exons ATGACGACCTCCCAGAAACATCGGGACTTTGTGGCCGAGCCCATGGGAGAGAAGCCTGTGGGGAGCCTGGCAGGCATCGGGGAAGTGCTGGGCAAGAAGCTTGAGGACAAGGGCTTCGATAAG GCCTATGTGGTTCTGGGCCAGTTCCTGGTGCTGAAAAAAGACGAAGACCTGTTCCGCGAGTGGCTCAAAGACACGTGCGGGGCCAACGCCAAGCAGTCCCGGGATTGCTTCGGTTGCCTGCGGGAGTGGTGCGACGCCTTCTTGTGA
- the EIF1AD gene encoding probable RNA-binding protein EIF1AD produces MSQATKRKHVVQEVLGEHMVPSDQQQIVRVLGTPGNNLHEVETAQGQRFLVSMPSKYRKHIWIKRGDFLIVDPIEEGEKVKAEISFVLCKDHVRSLQKEGLWPEAFSEVAEKQNNSRNRPPQPELPGEAQSSEDDSSEDDSDLFVNTNRVQYQESEEESEEEA; encoded by the exons ATGTCTCAGGCCACCAAGCGGAAGCACGTGGTGCAGGAGGTGCTCGGGGAGCACATGGTGCCGTCGGACCAGCAGCAGATCGTGAGG GTCTTGGGGACCCCTGGCAACAATCTGCACGAGGTGGAGACGGCGCAGGGCCAGCGCTTCCTGGTCAGCATGCCCTCCAAGTACCGCAAGCACATCTGGATTAAGAGAG GTGACTTTCTCATCGTGGATCCCAtcgaggagggggagaaagtgaAGGCCGAGATCTCTTTTGTGCTCTGCAAGGATCATGTCCGCTCTCTCCAGAAGGAGGGCCTCTG GCCTGAAGCCTTCTCAGAGGTAGCGGAGAAACAGAACAACAGCAGGAACAG ACCACCTCAGCCAGAACTCCCAGGAGAAGCCCAGTCTTCAGAAGACGACAGTTCTGAAGACGATTCGGACCTCTTTGTCAACACCAATCGAGTACAGTACCAGGAGAGTGAGGAGGAGAGTGAGGAAGAGGCCTGA